In the genome of Tropicibacter oceani, one region contains:
- the rsmA gene encoding 16S rRNA (adenine(1518)-N(6)/adenine(1519)-N(6))-dimethyltransferase RsmA, producing the protein MSAIDDLPPLRDVINTFELRARKSLGQNFLLDLNLTSRIARIAGDLSQTDVIEVGPGPGGLTRGLLAEGARKVLAIEKDARCLPALAQIARAYPGRLEVIEGDALKIDPLAHLTPPIAICANLPYNVGTELLVRWLTPKDWPPFWSSLTLMFQKEVAERIVAEPGSKAYGRLAILSQWRTEPRIALHLPPEAFTPAPKVSSAVVHFTALPEPRFPADPAVLERVVAKAFNQRRKMLRAALKGLVPDVEDHLLAAGIAPTERAERVPLEQFCALARSIAGA; encoded by the coding sequence ATGAGCGCAATTGACGACCTGCCGCCACTGCGCGATGTCATCAACACCTTTGAGCTTCGGGCACGCAAATCCCTGGGGCAGAACTTTCTGCTGGATCTGAACCTGACCTCGCGGATTGCGCGGATTGCCGGCGACCTGTCGCAGACCGATGTGATCGAGGTGGGCCCCGGGCCCGGCGGGCTGACGCGCGGATTGTTGGCCGAAGGCGCGCGCAAGGTGCTGGCGATCGAAAAGGACGCGCGCTGCCTTCCGGCGCTGGCGCAGATCGCGCGGGCCTATCCGGGACGGCTGGAGGTGATCGAGGGCGATGCGCTGAAGATCGATCCGCTGGCGCATCTGACGCCGCCGATCGCGATCTGTGCCAACCTGCCCTACAACGTCGGGACCGAACTTTTGGTGCGCTGGCTGACGCCGAAGGACTGGCCACCGTTCTGGTCGTCGCTGACGTTGATGTTCCAGAAGGAAGTGGCCGAACGGATCGTGGCCGAGCCGGGGTCAAAGGCCTATGGCCGGCTGGCGATCCTGTCGCAATGGCGCACCGAGCCGCGCATTGCCCTGCATCTGCCCCCCGAAGCCTTTACCCCCGCCCCCAAGGTCAGCAGCGCCGTGGTGCATTTTACCGCCCTGCCCGAGCCACGCTTTCCCGCTGATCCGGCGGTTCTGGAACGGGTGGTGGCCAAGGCCTTCAACCAGCGGCGCAAGATGTTGCGCGCGGCGTTGAAGGGATTGGTGCCAGATGTCGAGGATCATTTGCTGGCAGCCGGGATCGCGCCGACCGAGCGCGCCGAGCGCGTGCCGCTGGAGCAGTTCTGCGCCCTGGCGCGCAGCATTGCCGGGGCCTGA
- the pdxA gene encoding 4-hydroxythreonine-4-phosphate dehydrogenase PdxA: protein MTPSPIAVSCGEPAGIGPELVEACWQVLKGDLPFYWIGDPAHLPGTVPCATITAPGEAAQIASHALPVLPLAFDGPRIPGQAQPAHAKGVIAAIETGVAQVQSGAASGLCTLPIHKQALAEGAGFGFPGHTEFLAHLAGADEVVMMLASDMLRVVPVTIHIALSAVPAQLTPGLLERRLRITHAALRDQFGITNPRIAVAGLNPHAGEGGRMGREEITVITPVLERLRAEGMDLAGPLPADTMFHAAARTRYDVAVCMYHDQALIPIKTLDFDRGVNVTLGLPFIRTSPDHGTAFDIAGTGQGNPSSTLAALRLAWTMAGGSV from the coding sequence ATGACACCCAGCCCCATCGCGGTCAGCTGCGGCGAACCGGCGGGCATCGGGCCTGAACTGGTCGAAGCCTGCTGGCAGGTGCTGAAGGGCGATCTGCCCTTTTACTGGATCGGCGATCCGGCGCATTTGCCGGGCACGGTGCCCTGCGCAACGATCACGGCCCCCGGCGAGGCGGCACAGATCGCCAGTCATGCGCTGCCGGTGCTGCCGCTGGCGTTCGACGGCCCGCGCATCCCCGGCCAGGCGCAGCCCGCCCATGCCAAAGGTGTGATCGCAGCGATCGAGACCGGGGTGGCGCAGGTTCAGTCGGGCGCGGCCTCGGGGCTGTGCACCCTGCCGATCCACAAGCAGGCGCTGGCCGAAGGGGCGGGTTTCGGCTTTCCTGGCCATACCGAGTTTCTGGCCCACCTGGCGGGTGCCGACGAGGTGGTGATGATGCTGGCCTCGGACATGCTGCGGGTGGTTCCGGTGACCATCCACATCGCGCTGAGCGCGGTTCCTGCCCAGTTGACGCCCGGGTTGCTGGAACGCCGGCTGCGCATCACCCACGCGGCCCTGCGCGACCAATTCGGCATCACAAACCCGCGCATCGCCGTCGCCGGGCTGAACCCGCATGCCGGCGAAGGCGGGCGCATGGGGCGCGAAGAAATCACCGTGATCACCCCGGTGCTGGAGCGCCTGCGCGCCGAAGGGATGGACCTGGCGGGTCCTCTGCCCGCCGACACCATGTTCCACGCCGCTGCCCGCACACGCTATGACGTGGCGGTCTGCATGTATCACGACCAGGCGCTGATCCCGATCAAGACGCTGGATTTCGACCGCGGGGTGAACGTGACCCTCGGGCTGCCGTTCATCCGGACCTCGCCGGATCATGGGACGGCCTTTGACATTGCCGGGACCGGACAGGGGAACCCGTCTTCGACGCTGGCGGCCTTGCGTCTGGCGTGGACCATGGCGGGCGGGTCGGTATAA
- a CDS encoding peptidylprolyl isomerase, translating into MQPMTKLIARLAFAATLAMAPVGAVQAQGLFSPAIVVNDMVITGYELQQRAEMLRLLNAPGDLQQLAREQLIDDRLRLQAAFDAGVRPEGEEILDGMAEFAGRADLTRDEFIKVLEANGVSAETFRDFVKAGLSWRILVSQRFAGRANVSEDEVDRALSAGGSSSNVRVLLSEIIMPMPPQQAEEVRARAARISQITSPAEFSAEARRYSATPTRGNGGRLPWREVTELPPVLQPLVLALKPGEVTAPLPIPNAIALFQLRDIEETGYSAPEVAAIDYAAYYMAGGRSDETLAKARVLQGRVDRCDDLYGIAKGQPAEVLERGTLPPADIPTDIAYELSKLDPGEVSTTLTRANGQTLVFLMLCGRTNKISEDVDRQEFTLGLRNRRLSALADGYLAQLRADARIVEK; encoded by the coding sequence ATGCAACCAATGACCAAGCTCATCGCCCGTCTGGCCTTTGCCGCGACGCTGGCCATGGCCCCCGTGGGCGCCGTTCAGGCGCAGGGTCTGTTTTCCCCCGCCATCGTCGTCAACGACATGGTGATCACCGGATACGAGTTGCAGCAGCGCGCCGAAATGCTGCGCCTGCTGAATGCGCCGGGCGATTTGCAGCAACTGGCGCGCGAACAGCTGATCGACGACCGCCTGCGCCTGCAGGCCGCCTTTGACGCAGGGGTCCGCCCCGAGGGCGAGGAAATCCTTGACGGGATGGCGGAATTCGCCGGGCGCGCCGACCTGACCCGCGATGAATTCATCAAGGTGCTCGAAGCCAACGGCGTGTCGGCCGAAACCTTCCGCGATTTCGTCAAGGCGGGCCTGTCCTGGCGCATCCTGGTCAGCCAGCGCTTTGCCGGCCGCGCCAACGTTTCCGAGGACGAGGTCGACCGCGCCCTGTCCGCTGGCGGGTCAAGCAGCAACGTTCGCGTCCTGCTGTCCGAAATCATCATGCCGATGCCGCCGCAGCAGGCCGAAGAGGTCCGCGCCCGTGCCGCGCGCATTTCCCAGATCACCAGCCCGGCGGAATTCTCGGCCGAGGCGCGGCGCTATTCGGCGACGCCCACGCGCGGCAATGGCGGACGCCTGCCCTGGCGCGAAGTGACCGAGCTGCCGCCGGTGCTGCAACCGCTGGTGCTGGCGCTCAAACCCGGCGAGGTCACCGCGCCGCTGCCGATCCCGAATGCCATCGCCCTGTTCCAGCTGCGCGACATCGAGGAAACCGGCTATAGCGCGCCCGAAGTGGCCGCAATCGACTATGCCGCCTATTACATGGCGGGCGGGCGTTCCGACGAAACCTTGGCCAAGGCGCGCGTGCTGCAAGGCCGGGTGGACCGCTGCGACGACCTTTACGGCATCGCCAAGGGCCAGCCCGCCGAGGTGCTGGAGCGCGGCACCCTGCCGCCTGCCGATATTCCCACCGACATCGCCTATGAGCTGTCCAAACTGGATCCGGGCGAAGTGTCGACCACGCTGACCCGGGCGAATGGTCAGACGCTGGTCTTCCTGATGCTTTGCGGGCGGACCAACAAGATCTCGGAGGATGTGGACCGTCAGGAATTCACCCTGGGGCTGCGCAACCGCCGCCTGTCGGCGCTGGCCGATGGCTATCTGGCCCAGCTGCGCGCCGACGCCCGCATCGTCGAGAAATGA
- a CDS encoding LPS-assembly protein LptD: protein MTRLLHILACLAAFALPALAQDSETAPETPALLVADQVFVENETRLIATGNVEALHDGVRLIATRIVYDRASDTLTIDGPIRIIDETGNILLADYATLDQGLRNGLLRGARMVMDQQLQLAAVEARRVEGRYTQLSRVAVTSCQVCADDSAPLWQIRATRVVHDQQERQLYFENAQLRVLDVPVFYLPRMRMPDPTLKRARGFLIPSLRSSTLLGFGIKIPYFIPIGDHQDITLTPYLSPKTRTLEFRYRRAFRNGDLELNGALSGDTLLPGDTRGYLFATGNFDLKRDFKLAFDLKTTSDDSYLNDYDVTGADRLDSTLTLTRVRRDELIEAGLVHYQSLRTSEDNDTQPTIVGYSRIERRQFPSLMGGEVRLSAEAHGHYRYSSIPFDSADTDTEVDGRDVYRLNAEASWRRRWTLAGGMRAGVTTHLWLDRYSTRQDVTSVADVSRATPGVALELRWPFQKQGAGGGRTLIEPVLQYGWVGGTRPGNPNDESTRVEFDEANLLSLSRFPAADRREHGSTLAAGLRWMHQAPGGWTAALTFGKVWRTDADPDFTRSSGLTGKESDFLIAGRLATQSGLSLVARGLLDDTARFSKAEARAGWSNSRMDLGASYVLLVTDPAEDRAKAQSEWTFDGSYRMSRHWTGSTEWRYDLADRNLDRVGLGLQYRNECVQVDFGVQRRYASATNLEPSTDFDLTVALQGFGTSGSAKEYRRTCNQ from the coding sequence ATGACTCGTCTGCTCCATATCTTGGCCTGTCTTGCGGCCTTTGCCCTGCCCGCCCTGGCGCAGGACAGCGAAACCGCGCCCGAAACGCCGGCGCTTCTGGTGGCCGACCAGGTCTTTGTCGAAAACGAGACCCGGCTGATCGCCACCGGCAACGTCGAGGCGCTGCATGACGGCGTGCGCCTGATCGCCACGCGCATCGTCTATGACCGCGCCAGCGACACGCTGACCATCGACGGCCCGATCCGCATCATCGACGAAACCGGCAACATCCTGCTGGCCGACTACGCGACGCTGGACCAGGGCCTGCGCAACGGGCTGCTGCGCGGCGCACGCATGGTCATGGACCAGCAATTGCAACTGGCCGCGGTCGAGGCCCGCCGCGTCGAGGGGCGCTATACCCAGCTGTCGCGCGTCGCCGTGACCTCGTGCCAGGTCTGCGCCGACGACAGCGCGCCGCTATGGCAGATCCGCGCCACCCGCGTCGTGCACGACCAGCAGGAACGCCAGCTGTATTTCGAAAACGCCCAGCTGCGGGTGCTGGATGTGCCGGTCTTCTACCTGCCCCGCATGCGCATGCCCGACCCGACGCTGAAGCGCGCGCGCGGCTTTCTGATCCCTTCGCTGCGCAGCTCGACCCTGTTGGGCTTCGGGATCAAGATCCCCTATTTCATCCCGATCGGCGATCATCAGGACATCACCCTGACGCCCTATCTGTCGCCCAAGACCCGGACGCTGGAATTCCGCTATCGCCGTGCCTTTCGCAACGGCGATCTGGAACTGAACGGCGCGCTGTCCGGCGACACCCTGCTGCCCGGGGACACCCGCGGTTACCTGTTTGCCACCGGCAATTTCGATCTCAAGCGCGATTTCAAGCTGGCCTTCGATCTCAAGACGACCTCGGACGATTCCTATCTGAACGATTATGACGTCACCGGCGCCGACCGTCTGGACAGCACCCTGACCCTGACCCGCGTGCGCCGGGACGAACTGATCGAGGCCGGGCTGGTGCACTACCAGTCGCTGCGCACCTCGGAAGACAACGACACCCAGCCCACCATCGTCGGCTATTCGCGGATCGAACGCCGGCAATTCCCGTCGCTGATGGGCGGCGAAGTCCGGCTGAGCGCCGAGGCGCATGGCCATTACCGTTATTCCTCGATCCCCTTCGACAGCGCCGATACCGACACCGAGGTGGACGGCCGCGATGTCTATCGCCTGAACGCCGAGGCCAGCTGGCGCCGCCGCTGGACGCTTGCCGGCGGCATGCGCGCCGGGGTGACGACCCATCTGTGGCTGGACCGCTACAGCACCCGGCAGGATGTGACCTCGGTCGCCGATGTTTCGCGCGCGACGCCCGGTGTTGCGCTGGAACTGCGCTGGCCCTTCCAGAAACAGGGCGCGGGCGGCGGGCGCACCCTGATCGAACCGGTGTTGCAATACGGCTGGGTCGGCGGCACCCGCCCCGGCAATCCCAACGACGAAAGCACGCGGGTCGAATTCGACGAAGCCAACCTGTTGTCGCTGTCGCGCTTTCCCGCCGCGGACCGGCGCGAACATGGCAGCACGCTGGCCGCCGGTCTGCGCTGGATGCATCAGGCCCCCGGCGGCTGGACCGCCGCGCTGACCTTTGGCAAGGTCTGGCGCACTGACGCCGACCCCGATTTCACCCGCTCGTCCGGGCTGACGGGCAAGGAAAGCGATTTCCTGATCGCCGGGCGCCTGGCCACGCAATCGGGGCTCAGCCTTGTGGCGCGCGGCCTTCTGGACGATACCGCCCGCTTTTCCAAGGCCGAGGCCCGCGCCGGTTGGTCCAACAGCCGGATGGATCTGGGCGCCTCTTACGTGTTGCTGGTCACCGACCCGGCGGAAGACCGCGCAAAGGCCCAGTCGGAATGGACCTTTGACGGCAGCTATCGCATGTCCCGCCACTGGACCGGATCGACCGAGTGGCGCTATGATCTGGCGGATCGCAACCTTGACCGCGTCGGGCTGGGCCTGCAATACCGCAATGAATGCGTTCAGGTGGATTTCGGGGTGCAGCGCCGCTATGCCTCGGCTACTAATCTTGAACCAAGCACGGATTTCGACCTGACTGTCGCTTTGCAGGGCTTCGGCACCAGTGGCAGCGCCAAGGAGTATCGCCGCACATGCAACCAATGA
- the lptG gene encoding LPS export ABC transporter permease LptG, translated as MTLHYYFARRFLWLFLSILGIFALFQGFVDLMDEMRRLDGDPGLGLLLQLVALKLPEGMYQFLPLVMILSAVALFLGLARSSELVVTRAAGRSGLSALMAPVTVALIIGALVVAMMNPIIAATSKRYADLRETHESGGASAMSIGAEGLWLRQGSPQGQSVIRAARANADATVLFEVSFVIYAPGGGPAQRIIADKAELRDGEWLLSNAKAWPLTPGLTPEAGSRQHDTLALPSTLTRESIRDRFGTPSTIAIWDLPAFISDLQEAGFSARRHIVWLNMELARPLFLVAMMLIGAAFTMRPTRLGRTGVSVLAAVMLGFGLYYIRNFAQILGENGQLSPILAAWVPPVASVLLALGLILHMEDG; from the coding sequence ATGACGCTGCACTATTATTTCGCCCGGCGGTTCCTGTGGCTGTTCCTGTCGATCCTGGGAATTTTTGCGCTGTTCCAGGGCTTTGTCGACCTGATGGACGAAATGCGCCGGCTTGACGGCGACCCGGGCCTGGGTCTTTTGCTGCAATTGGTGGCGCTGAAACTGCCCGAGGGCATGTACCAGTTCCTGCCGCTGGTGATGATCCTGTCAGCGGTGGCGCTGTTCCTGGGGCTGGCGCGGTCGTCCGAACTGGTGGTGACGAGGGCCGCGGGGCGCTCTGGCCTATCGGCGCTGATGGCGCCGGTGACGGTGGCCCTGATCATCGGGGCGCTGGTGGTGGCCATGATGAACCCGATCATCGCGGCCACCTCGAAACGCTATGCCGATCTGCGCGAAACCCATGAAAGCGGCGGCGCCTCGGCCATGTCGATCGGGGCCGAGGGGCTTTGGCTGCGCCAGGGCAGCCCGCAGGGCCAATCGGTGATCCGCGCCGCCCGCGCCAATGCCGATGCCACGGTTCTGTTCGAGGTCAGCTTTGTGATCTACGCCCCGGGCGGCGGCCCGGCGCAACGTATCATCGCCGACAAGGCCGAGCTGCGCGACGGCGAATGGCTGCTCAGCAACGCCAAGGCCTGGCCGCTGACGCCCGGCCTGACCCCCGAAGCCGGGTCCAGACAACACGACACCCTGGCGCTGCCTTCGACCCTGACCCGCGAAAGCATCCGCGACCGGTTCGGCACGCCCTCGACAATTGCCATCTGGGATCTGCCCGCCTTTATCAGCGACCTGCAAGAGGCAGGGTTTTCCGCCCGCCGTCACATTGTCTGGCTGAACATGGAACTGGCGCGGCCGCTGTTCCTGGTCGCCATGATGCTGATCGGCGCGGCCTTTACCATGCGCCCGACGCGGCTGGGCCGCACCGGGGTGTCGGTGCTGGCGGCGGTGATGCTGGGCTTTGGCCTGTACTACATCCGCAACTTTGCCCAGATCCTGGGCGAGAACGGCCAGTTGTCGCCGATCCTTGCCGCCTGGGTGCCGCCTGTCGCATCGGTCTTGCTTGCACTGGGGTTGATACTGCATATGGAGGATGGATGA
- the lptF gene encoding LPS export ABC transporter permease LptF, whose product MLSQLMVLFGFFSLVLVSVYWVNRAVVLFDRLIADGHSAGVFLEFSALSLPSVIALVLPMAGFASVVYVTNRLSGESELTVVQSVGFSPWRLARPVLVFGLIIGAMMAMLTHVLVPASLEQLKLREREISSSLSARLLREGTFLHPTKGVTFYIRDITETGELRDVLLSDRRQDGREITYTAETAYLLRDDAGPKLAMLSGMAQTLDLANNRLSTTNFADLTYDVSGLIAQSSRGRRKVEYIPTLELLTQTEAVALEANDKPGEVLEEAHLRFQGPILCVVAALIGFSGLMVGGYSRFGVTRQIIGAIFLLVLVKMVESAVTDPVRGDPALWPLVYLPSLVGFGIVLTLLWRAARPYRPRRRSAQVQAVTP is encoded by the coding sequence ATGCTGTCGCAATTGATGGTGTTGTTCGGATTTTTCTCCCTGGTGCTTGTCTCGGTCTACTGGGTCAACCGGGCCGTTGTCCTGTTCGACCGGCTGATTGCGGATGGCCATTCGGCCGGTGTCTTCCTTGAATTCTCGGCGCTGTCGCTGCCGTCGGTGATTGCGCTGGTGCTGCCGATGGCGGGCTTTGCCTCGGTCGTTTATGTCACCAACCGGCTGTCGGGCGAATCCGAATTGACCGTCGTGCAATCGGTGGGGTTTTCGCCCTGGCGGCTGGCGCGGCCGGTGCTGGTGTTCGGGCTGATCATCGGCGCGATGATGGCGATGCTGACCCACGTTCTGGTGCCGGCCTCACTTGAACAGCTCAAGCTGCGGGAACGGGAAATCTCCAGCTCGCTCAGCGCGCGGCTGCTGCGCGAGGGCACCTTTTTGCACCCGACCAAGGGCGTGACCTTTTACATTCGCGACATCACCGAAACCGGAGAGCTGCGTGACGTGCTGTTGTCGGATCGCCGCCAGGACGGCCGCGAGATCACCTATACCGCCGAAACCGCCTATCTTCTGCGCGACGACGCAGGGCCCAAGCTGGCCATGCTGTCGGGCATGGCGCAGACCCTTGACCTGGCGAACAACCGTCTGTCGACCACCAACTTTGCCGACCTGACCTATGATGTGTCCGGGCTGATCGCCCAGTCCAGCCGGGGCCGGCGCAAGGTCGAATACATCCCGACCCTGGAACTGCTGACCCAGACCGAGGCCGTCGCGCTGGAGGCCAATGACAAGCCTGGCGAAGTCCTGGAAGAGGCGCATCTGCGCTTTCAGGGGCCGATCCTGTGCGTGGTCGCGGCGCTGATCGGCTTTTCCGGGCTGATGGTGGGCGGCTATTCGCGCTTTGGCGTGACGCGGCAGATCATCGGCGCCATTTTCCTGCTGGTGCTGGTCAAGATGGTGGAAAGCGCGGTGACCGATCCGGTGCGCGGTGACCCGGCGCTATGGCCGCTGGTCTACCTTCCCAGCCTGGTGGGCTTTGGCATCGTGTTGACGCTGCTGTGGCGCGCCGCGCGCCCCTATCGCCCCCGGCGACGATCGGCGCAGGTGCAGGCGGTGACGCCATGA
- a CDS encoding leucyl aminopeptidase: MTQLRDITFAATDLEALATAEGHLALLVNGAGTLTPGARRLNRLTRGAVVRTLASERWSKLKEGEAMTLAMPAGLAAEALTVVRLERRPTVAMARKAGAALAVAVGAKPLTLLVEGTTRAAQIALGLALRGYRFTDHLTDKGEAPAPALVMCKDPDQAQQAAVAALAVAQGVVFTRDLISEPANVLTTSEFAARLVALRDLGVEVEVLDEDRLAELGMGALLAVGQGSDSPSKVVIMRWKGGEGAPLALVGKGVVFDTGGISLKPAQGMEDMTMDMGGAGVVAGVMKTLALRGAKANVTGLVGLVENMPSGKATRPGDIVTSMKGDTIEVINTDAEGRLVLADVLWHAQQSEQPAAIVDLATLTGACIIALGHENAAVFSNDDDFAGNFLKAAAAEGEGAWRLPLGQAYDDQIKTMKADMKNTGGRPAGSITAAQFLKRFVKDDMPWIHLDIAGVAQVAKDTDLAPKGATGWGVMALDRLVRDRFEQG; encoded by the coding sequence ATGACCCAACTGCGCGACATCACGTTTGCTGCCACCGACCTCGAGGCGCTGGCCACGGCCGAGGGCCACCTGGCGCTGCTGGTCAATGGTGCGGGCACCCTGACCCCGGGCGCCCGGCGCCTGAACCGGCTGACCCGCGGCGCCGTGGTGCGCACGCTGGCGTCCGAGCGTTGGAGCAAGCTCAAGGAAGGCGAGGCGATGACCCTGGCCATGCCCGCGGGCCTGGCGGCCGAGGCGCTGACCGTGGTGCGGCTGGAACGCCGCCCCACGGTGGCCATGGCCCGCAAGGCCGGTGCGGCGCTGGCGGTGGCGGTGGGCGCAAAACCGCTGACGCTGCTGGTCGAAGGCACTACACGGGCGGCGCAGATCGCCCTGGGGCTGGCGCTGCGCGGCTATCGGTTTACCGACCACCTGACCGACAAGGGAGAGGCCCCGGCGCCCGCCCTGGTGATGTGCAAGGACCCCGATCAGGCGCAACAGGCCGCCGTTGCCGCGCTGGCCGTGGCGCAGGGCGTCGTCTTTACCCGCGACCTTATTTCGGAACCGGCCAACGTGCTGACCACCAGCGAATTCGCCGCCCGGCTTGTGGCACTGCGCGATCTGGGGGTCGAGGTCGAAGTGCTGGACGAGGACAGGCTTGCCGAACTGGGCATGGGCGCGCTTCTGGCGGTGGGGCAGGGGTCGGACAGCCCGTCAAAGGTGGTCATCATGCGCTGGAAGGGCGGCGAGGGCGCGCCGCTGGCACTGGTCGGCAAGGGCGTGGTCTTTGACACCGGCGGCATCAGCCTGAAACCGGCGCAGGGCATGGAAGACATGACCATGGACATGGGCGGTGCGGGCGTGGTCGCGGGCGTCATGAAGACGCTAGCGCTGCGCGGGGCCAAAGCCAACGTGACGGGCCTTGTGGGTCTGGTGGAAAACATGCCCTCGGGCAAGGCGACGCGCCCGGGCGACATCGTCACCTCGATGAAGGGCGACACCATCGAAGTCATCAACACCGACGCCGAGGGGCGGCTGGTGCTGGCGGACGTGCTGTGGCACGCGCAACAATCCGAACAGCCTGCCGCCATCGTCGATCTGGCCACCCTGACCGGCGCCTGCATCATCGCGCTTGGCCATGAAAACGCGGCGGTCTTTTCCAACGACGACGATTTTGCCGGCAACTTCCTCAAGGCCGCTGCGGCCGAGGGCGAAGGCGCCTGGCGCCTGCCGCTGGGACAGGCCTATGACGACCAGATCAAGACCATGAAGGCGGACATGAAGAACACCGGCGGCCGCCCCGCCGGGTCGATCACCGCGGCGCAGTTCCTCAAGCGCTTCGTCAAGGACGACATGCCCTGGATCCACCTCGACATCGCCGGGGTGGCGCAGGTCGCCAAGGACACGGATCTGGCCCCCAAGGGCGCGACCGGCTGGGGCGTCATGGCGCTGGATCGCCTCGTGCGCGACCGCTTCGAGCAGGGCTGA
- a CDS encoding DNA polymerase III subunit chi, which translates to MGAVLFYHLTRRPLEATLPLLLEKSLGAGWRVEVRGRARDRMDWLDQKLWQGADDGFLPHGLAGGPHDARQPILLTWQMPALNDPQCLMAIDGAEISADEVQAMERACVLFEGHDPQAVQIARGQWKTLTAAGCKAQYWSEDSGRWEKQAEA; encoded by the coding sequence ATGGGCGCGGTCCTGTTCTATCACCTCACCCGCAGGCCGCTCGAGGCGACCTTGCCGCTGCTGCTCGAGAAATCGCTTGGCGCCGGCTGGCGGGTCGAGGTGCGCGGCAGGGCGCGCGACAGGATGGACTGGCTGGACCAGAAGCTCTGGCAGGGCGCCGACGACGGGTTCCTGCCGCACGGCCTGGCGGGTGGGCCGCACGACGCCCGCCAGCCGATCCTGCTGACCTGGCAGATGCCCGCCCTGAACGATCCGCAATGCCTGATGGCCATCGACGGCGCCGAAATCAGCGCCGACGAGGTGCAGGCGATGGAACGCGCCTGCGTCCTGTTCGAAGGCCACGACCCGCAGGCGGTGCAGATCGCCCGCGGGCAATGGAAAACCCTCACCGCCGCCGGCTGCAAGGCGCAATACTGGTCCGAGGATTCGGGCCGTTGGGAAAAACAGGCCGAGGCTTGA
- a CDS encoding retropepsin-like aspartic protease family protein: MSSWETGQFIYLLVLGGALALWLFIENRDSIGTKLKQLSAWGLIFLGTIAVIGLWGDIRQTVQPRQAVFADQGRIELPMAPDGHYYVTLQLNGEPIRFVVDTGASAVVLTRQDAARAGIDAEKLAFFSEAMTANGAVKTAPVTLDMVALGPFEDRKMPAFVNAGEMDTSLLGMTYLQRFDRIEISGGQLVLER; the protein is encoded by the coding sequence ATGTCATCGTGGGAAACCGGACAGTTCATCTATCTTCTTGTCTTGGGCGGCGCCCTGGCGCTGTGGCTGTTCATCGAAAACCGCGACAGCATCGGCACCAAGCTCAAGCAGTTGTCGGCATGGGGGCTGATCTTTCTGGGCACCATCGCGGTGATCGGGCTGTGGGGTGACATCCGCCAGACGGTGCAACCGCGCCAGGCAGTCTTTGCCGACCAGGGCCGGATCGAACTGCCCATGGCGCCCGATGGTCATTATTACGTCACGCTGCAGCTGAACGGAGAGCCGATCCGCTTTGTCGTGGATACCGGCGCCTCGGCGGTGGTCCTGACGCGGCAAGACGCTGCGCGTGCCGGGATCGACGCGGAAAAACTGGCGTTCTTTTCCGAGGCGATGACGGCCAATGGCGCGGTCAAGACGGCGCCCGTGACGCTGGACATGGTGGCGCTGGGTCCCTTCGAGGACCGCAAGATGCCCGCCTTTGTCAACGCCGGAGAGATGGACACATCGTTGCTTGGGATGACCTACCTGCAACGGTTTGACCGGATCGAGATTTCTGGCGGACAGCTGGTGCTGGAACGCTAG
- a CDS encoding MarC family protein codes for MDSAFLITAFVTLFVVIDPVGLTPLFIALTAGTDTAHRRSVALRSCTVAFILLVLFAFLGESVLGFIGISMPAFRIAGGILLFLTALDMLFERRSKRREDQTETEDFPDPSVFPIAIPLIAGPGAIASIILLAGQAEGAVGMASVLAVMAGVLVIVLAFFLSAGLIERALGKTGIIVVTRLLGMLLAALSVQFVLDGLRDFGFASGMG; via the coding sequence ATGGACAGTGCCTTTCTCATCACCGCCTTTGTCACGCTTTTCGTCGTGATTGACCCCGTGGGGCTGACCCCGCTGTTCATCGCTCTGACCGCCGGAACCGATACGGCGCACCGCCGGTCGGTGGCGCTGCGGTCCTGCACGGTAGCCTTTATCCTTTTGGTTTTGTTTGCCTTTCTTGGCGAATCCGTGCTTGGCTTTATCGGCATCTCGATGCCCGCCTTCCGCATCGCGGGCGGGATTTTGCTGTTCCTGACGGCCCTCGACATGCTGTTCGAACGGCGCAGCAAACGCCGCGAGGACCAGACCGAAACCGAGGATTTCCCCGATCCGTCGGTCTTTCCCATCGCCATCCCCTTGATCGCCGGCCCCGGCGCCATTGCCTCGATCATCTTGCTTGCAGGACAGGCCGAAGGCGCCGTCGGAATGGCCTCGGTTCTTGCGGTGATGGCAGGCGTTCTGGTGATCGTCCTGGCGTTCTTCCTGTCCGCCGGACTGATCGAACGGGCCCTGGGCAAAACCGGCATCATCGTCGTGACGCGCCTGCTGGGCATGCTGCTGGCGGCCCTGTCCGTGCAATTCGTGCTCGACGGGCTGCGCGATTTCGGCTTTGCCTCGGGCATGGGGTGA